The proteins below come from a single Bactrocera dorsalis isolate Fly_Bdor chromosome 5, ASM2337382v1, whole genome shotgun sequence genomic window:
- the LOC105226478 gene encoding tectonin beta-propeller repeat-containing protein, with the protein MPSSLLFATNSEGRVYTLSTNSAAWREFPYLGLEFKKIAAVPHFVWAIGGDRQVYVYVYGLDVPIRVKEESYENERWLPIEGFSKKLLPTDRYKYSSVDGSVERNIDKIRLPSMAWQWDGEWHLDLDMDGQQLNEEGWMYALDFPATYSVKNSWNSYVRRRKWVRFRRYSALNSWCAVAPLHKDPTQEPFIDVSVGGTNVPNAASGTMIVWAITAHGRAMFRTGVNTSAPEGLRWNAINTPPGCELAQISVGPTGLVWAVLYNGRAIVRTGVTRENLSGEAWLDVKPPVSSNDAASNLKITQVSVGTDSVWCVTNDSHVWFRRGVKGEAAGISEDAAIGSGWVELIVNISSISVAPNDQVFAVGSADRALYFRSGVSASDPTGKQWRQIQCSMQISRTSSSMSIVSRRSGSGSTPGSKHQSFSNLYSKDKEKGVVETCAPIENMPASPASTNSSTAGAAAAQARLKGDIWKYSTDSPPNIGSLNLNERHKKRTSAMREHATHACSAPATEVVTEISGKHFETQLKNPRAWSPVRSVGSIVGTEAHPESDSAVFESDSTHHGSDAFLGEDEDHAGSQFWTECEVMWSCVAAGAVCVDPTNAPNWFNEQASANGKVDVDATWRKDIIEKLQKQKELLKKLKHPEKYEKAVELTSWIKSAEARYQRPGGEFEDCLIELEWVSGATGAGASADAANTSTDSDSGTFTVLNPDGVTTKIQFSLANITCVQCCSEPSAPRIALHAPRLPANCSPIKLQFSSDAEMEDWLSHLSSVCCQINEVLGKPANNAIWITSELGEVFVFDPLNMKANQLDKERNCYVQKFDVNTMETPYYNTLSNGMPFGTELEISGCVYDDADQIRFDLQCHPNIKTRPKVEKFRVIAMHINPRFNERTIVLNSMNDSEWLDEIRNDNMVFAPGATFTLRIKVLEKHYQLFVNNTHFADYKYRTDPAAVTCLYVSGRVKLFNIVYRCPTLIISMQEMYWRQIGGHIKRVFTCSAGVVWGISCDNTAWVYNGGWGGQFLKGLEGGTGKINNMVDTHTYYVYENQRWNPISGFTTKSLPTDRHLWSDASGRQRRSKEHTKLLSTHCEWVTDWMVDFNIPGGADKEGWQYAIDFPATYHAQKKITDCVRRRRWLKKCRLTSSGPWQELSHSKILDAALQVFDNDVDSANSLGDWEDLPVCAWAVASNGDVLIRHGVTQLNPRGESWEHIPSEQPLIGISVGPTGQVWTVGRNGMIYFRYGITRHNPLGDAWQMVEAPSGVTFRTVAVGRVGIWALDNHNRLAVRKEITKTFPEGSHWQFLPNMPNIPPHTETHIGFKSVSVGAEVWAIALNGVVCQRCGITKENPAGAGWNLGIPGQWQHISAESFS; encoded by the exons ATGCCAAGCTCTTTGCTATTCGCCACCAATAGCGAAGGTCGTGTCTACACGCTGTCAACAAATTCAGCGGCGTGGCGTGAGTTTCCCTATTTGGGCTTGGAGTTCAAGAAGATCGCTGCAGTACCGCATTTTGTCTGGGCTATTGGCGGAGATCGgcaggtatatgtatatgtgtatggcTTGGATGTACCAATACGCGTCAAAGAGGAGTCCTACGAAAATGAGCGTTGGCTACCTATTGaaggattttcaaaaaagctACTACCTACCGATCGCTACAAGTATTCTTCAGTTGATGGTAGTGTGGAACGTAATATTGACAAGATAAGATTGCCTTCAATGGCCTGGCAATGGGATGGGGAATGGCATTTGGATCTGGATATGGATGGTCAGCAGTTGAACGAAGAAGGTTGGATGTATGCGTTAGATTTTCCTGCTACATACTCGGTGAAGAATTCATGGAACTCATATGTGCGACGAAGGAAATGG GTACGTTTCCGTCGTTATAGTGCCCTGAATAGTTGGTGTGCAGTAGCGCCATTACATAAGGATCCCACACAAGAACCCTTCATCGATGTATCTGTAGGCGGAACAAACGTGCCAAACGCCGCTTCGGGCACAATGATCGTGTGGGCTATTACAGCGCATGGCAGG GCAATGTTTCGCACGGGTGTCAACACTTCGGCTCCGGAGGGTCTTCGATGGAATGCTATAAACACACCCCCGGGTTGTGAACTGGCGCAAATTAGTGTCGGCCCGACGGGTCTCGTGTGGGCTGTGCTCTATAATGGACGTGCCATTGTTCGTACCGGAGTTACGCGCGAGAATCTTTCTGGCGAAGCTTGGTTGGACGTCAAACCACCAGTCAGCAGCAACGATGCTGCGAGTAATCTAAAAATCACTCAGGTGTCTGTGGGTACCGACTCCGTCTGGTGTGTAACCAACGACAGTCACGTATGGTTCCGACGTGGCGTCAAAGGCGAGGCAGCTGGCATAAGCGAAGACGCCGCTATCGGCAGCGGCTGGGTGGAGTTAATTGTCAATATATCTTCAATCTCGGTGGCGCCTAATGATCAAGTTTTCGCCGTCGGCTCAGCGGATCGTGCGTTATACTTTCGCTCAGGTGTGTCCGCTTCCGATCCGACCGGCAAACAATGGCGCCAAATACAGTGTTCCATGCAGATAAGTCGCACTTCCAGCTCAATGTCGATTGTGTCGCGCCGTAGTGGCAGCGGTTCAACGCCTGGTTCAAAACACCAGAGTTTCTCAAATCTTTATAGCAAGGACAAGGAGAAAGGCGTGGTGGAGACATGTGCACCAATTGAAAATATGCCGGCCAGTCCGGCGTCCACGAATAGCAGCACAGCAGGAGCGGCGGCTGCACAGGCGCGACTCAAAGGTGACATTTGGAAATACTCAACCGATTCACCACCCAATATCGGTAGCTTGAATTTGAATGAGCGCCACAAGAAGCGTACCTCGGCTATGCGTGAACATGCCACCCACGCATGCAGCGCACCCGCAACAGAGGTAGTGACCGAAATATCAGGCAAACACTTTGAAACGCAACTCAAGAATCCACGTGCGTGGTCGCCTGTGCGTAGCGTTGGCTCAATTGTCGGCACGGAGGCGCACCCTGAAAGCGATTCAGCGGTATTCGAGTCAGATTCAACACATCACGGTTCAGATGCATTTCTAGGCGAGGATGAAGATCACGCTGGCTCACAGTTTTGGACCGAATGCGAGGTGATGTGGAGTTGTGTGGCAGCAGGCGCTGTGTGTGTCGATCCGACGAATGCGCCAAACTGGTTCAATGAACAAGCGTCCGCCAATGGTAAAGTAGACGTGGATGCCACATGGCGCAAGGATATTATTGAGAAGCTGCAAAAACAAAAGGAGttgcttaaaaaattgaaacatccAGAAAAATACGAGAAAGCCGTTGAATTAACTTCATGGATTAAATCCGCTGAAGCACGTTATCAACGTCCCGGTGGTGAATTCGAAGACTGTTTAATAGAATTGGAATGGGTAAGTGGTGCTACCGGCGCTGGTGCTAGTGCAGATGCAGCCAACACCAGCACAGATTCCGATTCGGGTACCTTCACAGTGCTCAATCCAGATGGAGTCActacaaaaatccaattttcgcTCGCCAACATCACGTGCGTGCAATGCTGCAGTGAGCCAAGTGCACCGCGTATTGCCTTGCACGCACCACGCCTACCAGCCAACTGTTCACCGATCAAGTTGCAGTTCTCTAGTGACGCCGAAATGGAGGATTGGCTTTCTCACCTCAGTTCGGTTTGCTGTCAGATCAATGAGGTGCTGGGCAAACCGGCGAACAACGCCATTTGGATCACCAGCGAACTTGGAGAAGTTTTTGTTTTCGATCCGCTCAATATGAAGGCGAACCAGTTGGACAAGGAGCGCAATTGTTATGTGCAGAAATTCGATGTAAATACAATGGAAACGCCTTACTACAACACACTCTCCAATGG cATGCCTTTTGGCACGGAACTGGAGATATCTGGCTGTGTCTACGATGATGCCGATCAAATACGCTTCGATTTGCAGTGTCATCCAAACATAAAGACGCGTCCTAAAGTGGAAAAATTCCGAGTGATTGCAATGCACATCAATCCAAG GTTCAATGAGCGCACCATAGTGCTCAATAGTATGAACGACTCCGAATGGCTGGATGAAATACGCAATGACAACATGGTGTTCGCGCCCGGCGCCACATTCACACTACGCATCAA AGTTTTGGAGAAACATTACCAGTTGTTTGTGAACAACACACACTTCGCCGACTACAAATACCGTACAGATCCGGCCGCCGTCACCTGCCTCTACGTTAGTGGGCGTGTAAAGCTCTTTAACATCGTCTATCGTTGCCCCACGCTGATCATCTCCATGCAGGAGATGTATTGGCGGCAAATAGGTGGTCACATAAAGCGTGTATTTACATGTTCTGCCGGCGTTGTGTGGGGTATTTCGTGCGACAACACTGCCTGGGTGTACAACGGCGGTTGGGGTGGCCAGTTTCTGAAAGGGCTTGAGGGTGGCACtggaaaaattaacaatatgGTCGATACGCACACCTACTATGTGTACGAGAATCAACGCTGGAACCCCATTAGCGGCTTCACTACGAAGAGTCTACCCACCGATAGGCACTTGTGGAGCGATGCTAGCGGTCGCCAAAGGCGTAGCAAGGAGCACACTAAACTCTTGTCCACACACTGTGAATGGGTAACGGATTGGATGGTGGACTTTAATATACCCGGAGGTGCTGATAAAGAAGGTTGGCAATATGCAATTGACTTTCCAGCCACATACCACGCTCAGAAGAAAATTACTGATTGCGTACGACGACGCCGTTGGTTGAAGAAGTGCCGTCTAACTAGTAGCGGCCCTTGGCAAGAGTTGAGTCATTCAAAGATTTTAGATGCCGCTTTGCAAGTGTTCGACAACGATGTAGATAGTGCCAATAGTTTAGGTGATTGGGAAGATTTGCCGGTGTGCGCTTGGGCGGTAGCATCCAATGGCGATGTGCTAATACGACATGGTGTGACGCAGCTAAATCCACGCGGTGAGAGTTGGGAGCACATACCCAGCGAGCAACCGTTGATTGGAATAAGTGTGGGCCCGACTGGGCAAGTGTGGACTGTCGGAAGGAATGGCATGATTTATTTTCGTTATGGCATTACAAGGCACAATCCATTGG GTGACGCATGGCAAATGGTGGAAGCGCCTTCGGGTGTAACATTCCGTACGGTGGCTGTGGGGCGTGTGGGCATTTGGGCACTTGACAACCACAACCGCTTGGCTGTGCGCAAAGAGATAACTAAAACGTTCCCCGAAGGCTCACATTGGCAGTTCTTGCCGAATATGCCGAATATTCCGCCGCATACGGAAACCCACATCGGCTTTAAATCGGTTTCAGTGGGCGCCGAGGTCTGGGCGATTGCGTTGAATGGCGTAGTTTGCCAACGCTGTGGCATTACAAAAGAGAATCCCGCCGGCGCAGGATGGAATCTGGGCATACCG GGCCAATGGCAGCATATATCCGCAGAGAGCTTctcttaa
- the LOC105226477 gene encoding programmed cell death protein 5, with product MADNDLDALRAERMAQLQQQYGSSGGNNAEKQQAQQEQMRQQEEMKHSILSQVLDQQARARLNTLKISKPEKAQMFENMVIRMAQMGQVRGKLDDAQFVSILESINAQMPQSKSTVKYDRRRAAIDSDDDDDYGC from the exons atggcagATAATGATTTAGACGCTTTGCGTGCTGAGCGTATGGCTCAATTGCAGCAGCAATAC gGTAGCAGTGGTGGTAACAATGCTGAAAAGCAACAGGCCCAACAGGAGCAAATGCGCCAGCAGGAGGAAATGAAACACTCCATACTTTCGCAAGTGTTAGACCAACAGGCACGCGCCCgac TGAATACCTTAAAAATCAGCAAACCAGAAAAGGCccaaatgtttgaaaatatggTAATACGCATGGCCCAAATGGGGCAAGTGCGTGGTAAGCTTGATGATGCCCAATTTGTCAGTATATTGGAGAGCATAAACGCTCAAATGCCACAAAGTAAATCAACAGTTAAATATGACAGAAGACGTGCTGCCATAGATTCAGATGACGATGATGACTATGGCTGCTGA